In Elaeis guineensis isolate ETL-2024a chromosome 1, EG11, whole genome shotgun sequence, a genomic segment contains:
- the LOC105037721 gene encoding NAC domain-containing protein 62 isoform X1, with translation MMDKTLLPPGFRFHPTDVELVQYYLKRKVMGKSFQFEAICEIELYKFAPWDLPDKSRLRSKDQEWYFFCPRDRKYPNGSRTNRATDVGYWKTTGKDRTVIHKSHTVGMKRTLIFHVGKAPRGNRTDWVMYEYRLEDKELLNAGYSLDAYVLCKIFQKSGRGPKIGEQYGAPFNEEDWEDDPIVDNAISFPCASSPKPPDDQPILLEPICEESVAAGVCEVSSTPNLLDADGMLLDHLAEFLLGSPPYSENANNGISSSAVVDKNINEVCGVETGIYAELEDLCAQGGINNNLNCSGTINSEYELQPVLTELGCEQYMELNDIYSLWEGDPSDLVVPSDLFVQYPLVENPSSPNLNNMDVQNFSIGSVAAALNDPFPAGTGMVADQSAVFLEMEDFGRSVPEMSAPVYEVDGDETILQESVASSQMN, from the exons ATGATGGACAAGACCTTGCTCCCACCAGGCTTCCGGTTTCACCCAACTGATGTTGAACTTGTTCAGTACTACTTGAAGAGAAAGGTAATGGGAAAGTCTTTTCAGTTTGAGGCTATTTGCGAAATCGAGCTGTACAAATTTGCTCCTTGGGATCTTCCAG ACAAATCTCGTTTGCGTAGCAAAGATCAAGAGTGGTATTTCTTTTGCCCTCGAGATAGAAAGTATCCTAACGGGTCTAGGACAAATCGTGCCACTGATGTTGGTTATTGGAAGACCACTGGAAAGGATAGAACTGTTATCCATAAGTCTCATACTGTGGGGATGAAAAGGACTCTGATCTTCCATGTAGGCAAGGCACCACGAGGCAATAGGACGGATTGGGTGATGTATGAGTACAGGCTAGAGGACAAAGAATTGCTTAATGCTGGATACTCCCTA GATGCATATGTCCTCTGCAAGATCTTCCAAAAAAGTGGTCGAGGTCCTAAAATTGGTGAACAGTATGGTGCCCCATTCAATGAAGAGGATTGGGAAGATGATCCTATTGTTGACAACGCCATTTCATTTCCTTGTGCATCTTCTCCCAAACCACCAGATGATCAGCCCATCTTGTTGGAGCCAATTTGCGAAGAATCTGTAGCTGCTGGTGTTTGTGAGGTGTCTTCTACTCCTAATCTTCTGGATGCTGATGGAATGTTATTGGATCACCTGGCAGAGTTTCTCCTTGGCTCTCCTCCCTATTCAGAAAATGCCAATAATGGG ATATCAAGTTCAGCTGTTGTGGATAAAAATATCAATGAAGTCTGTGGTGTAGAAACTGGAATATATGCTGAATTGGAGGATTTGTGTGCTCAGGGAGGAATAAATAACAATCTCAATTGCTCTGGCACCATAAACAGTGAATACGAGCTGCAGCCTGTGCTAACAGAACTTGGTTGTGAACAATATATGGAGCTGAATGATATTTATTCTCTCTGGGAAGGTGATCCCTCTGATTTAGTGGTGCCGAGTGATCTGTTTGTCCAGTATCCACTTGTTGAAAATCCCAGTTCCCCAAATTTAAATAACATGGACGTTCAGAACTTTTCCATTGGTAGTGTCGCTGCTGCCTTGAATGATCCTTTTCCTGCAGGAACTGGCATGGTTGCTGACCAATCAGCAGTGTTTTTAGAG ATGGAAGATTTTGGAAGATCTGTGCCTGAGATGAGTGCTCCTGTTTATGAAGTGGATGGTGATGAAACTATCTTGCAGGAGTCTGTTGCATCTAGTCAAATGAACTAA
- the LOC105037721 gene encoding NAC domain-containing protein 82 isoform X2, with product MMDKTLLPPGFRFHPTDVELVQYYLKRKVMGKSFQFEAICEIELYKFAPWDLPDKSRLRSKDQEWYFFCPRDRKYPNGSRTNRATDVGYWKTTGKDRTVIHKSHTVGMKRTLIFHVGKAPRGNRTDWVMYEYRLEDKELLNAGYSLDAYVLCKIFQKSGRGPKIGEQYGAPFNEEDWEDDPIVDNAISFPCASSPKPPDDQPILLEPICEESVAAGVCEISSSAVVDKNINEVCGVETGIYAELEDLCAQGGINNNLNCSGTINSEYELQPVLTELGCEQYMELNDIYSLWEGDPSDLVVPSDLFVQYPLVENPSSPNLNNMDVQNFSIGSVAAALNDPFPAGTGMVADQSAVFLEMEDFGRSVPEMSAPVYEVDGDETILQESVASSQMN from the exons ATGATGGACAAGACCTTGCTCCCACCAGGCTTCCGGTTTCACCCAACTGATGTTGAACTTGTTCAGTACTACTTGAAGAGAAAGGTAATGGGAAAGTCTTTTCAGTTTGAGGCTATTTGCGAAATCGAGCTGTACAAATTTGCTCCTTGGGATCTTCCAG ACAAATCTCGTTTGCGTAGCAAAGATCAAGAGTGGTATTTCTTTTGCCCTCGAGATAGAAAGTATCCTAACGGGTCTAGGACAAATCGTGCCACTGATGTTGGTTATTGGAAGACCACTGGAAAGGATAGAACTGTTATCCATAAGTCTCATACTGTGGGGATGAAAAGGACTCTGATCTTCCATGTAGGCAAGGCACCACGAGGCAATAGGACGGATTGGGTGATGTATGAGTACAGGCTAGAGGACAAAGAATTGCTTAATGCTGGATACTCCCTA GATGCATATGTCCTCTGCAAGATCTTCCAAAAAAGTGGTCGAGGTCCTAAAATTGGTGAACAGTATGGTGCCCCATTCAATGAAGAGGATTGGGAAGATGATCCTATTGTTGACAACGCCATTTCATTTCCTTGTGCATCTTCTCCCAAACCACCAGATGATCAGCCCATCTTGTTGGAGCCAATTTGCGAAGAATCTGTAGCTGCTGGTGTTTGTGAG ATATCAAGTTCAGCTGTTGTGGATAAAAATATCAATGAAGTCTGTGGTGTAGAAACTGGAATATATGCTGAATTGGAGGATTTGTGTGCTCAGGGAGGAATAAATAACAATCTCAATTGCTCTGGCACCATAAACAGTGAATACGAGCTGCAGCCTGTGCTAACAGAACTTGGTTGTGAACAATATATGGAGCTGAATGATATTTATTCTCTCTGGGAAGGTGATCCCTCTGATTTAGTGGTGCCGAGTGATCTGTTTGTCCAGTATCCACTTGTTGAAAATCCCAGTTCCCCAAATTTAAATAACATGGACGTTCAGAACTTTTCCATTGGTAGTGTCGCTGCTGCCTTGAATGATCCTTTTCCTGCAGGAACTGGCATGGTTGCTGACCAATCAGCAGTGTTTTTAGAG ATGGAAGATTTTGGAAGATCTGTGCCTGAGATGAGTGCTCCTGTTTATGAAGTGGATGGTGATGAAACTATCTTGCAGGAGTCTGTTGCATCTAGTCAAATGAACTAA
- the LOC105037709 gene encoding putative clathrin assembly protein At1g03050, protein MAPSSIRKALGAVKDQTSIGIAKVSNTSTVSDLDVAIVKATRHNEFPAEEKHIREILSLTCYSRAYVSACVSTLARRLGKTKSWTVALKTLILVHRLLCDGDPAYELEIYSATRRGMRMLNLADFRDTSRSDAWDFSAFVRTYALYLDERLEYRVHGRRKRRRSRSSICTDEEEEEAAVVEAAAARATPVREMKTDRLFIRTQRLQQLMERVLACRPTGAAKNNRIVHVALYPLVKESFQIYYDLAEIMNIFIDRFMELQVPECVRVHGIFSRLSRQFEDLEVFYGWCRTVGICRSSDYPEVERITAKKLDVMDDFIRDKSRLADIKKHRDFDPEPDDAKPPEEEEEPDDDISNIKALPPPEDYYSEPPAEHKEEELQQLEEEVDLLNLKDDHAVTGEQYGDSLALALFDGNTASDTAPKWEAFTDCDSSDWETALVQSASNLSGQKAALGGGFDMLLLDGMYAQAHTSATAAAQAQGYGGSGSASSVAIRAPALQPMLALPAPPTSGGTNILGGDPFTASLMVPPPSYVQMSDMEKKQQLLSEEQQLWKQYARDGMQGQLGLATLQQYPSWGYQMGGYNHNQRF, encoded by the exons atggCACCGAGCTCGATAAGGAAGGCGCTGGGGGCGGTGAAGGACCAGACGAGCATCGGCATAGCGAAGGTGAGCAACACGTCGACGGTGTCCGACCTGGACGTGGCGATCGTGAAGGCGACGCGTCACAACGAGTTCCCGGCGGAGGAGAAGCACATCCGGGAGATCCTGAGCCTCACCTGCTACTCCCGGGCCTACGTCAGCGCCTGCGTCTCCACCCTCGCCCGCCGCCTCGGCAAGACCAAGAGCTGGACGGTGGCCCTCAAGACCCTCATCCTCGTCCACCGCCTCCTCTGCGACGGCGACCCCGCCTACGAGCTGGAGATCTACTCCGCCACCCGCCGGGGCATGCGCATGCTCAACTTGGCCGACTTCCGGGACACCTCCCGCTCCGACGCCTGGGACTTCTCCGCCTTCGTGCGCACCTACGCCCTCTACCTCGACGAGCGCCTCGAGTACCGCGTGCACGGCCGCAGGAAGCGCCGGCGCAGCCGGAGCAGCATCTGCAccgacgaggaggaggaggaggccgcCGTGGTCGAAGCGGCGGCCGCGAGGGCCACGCCGGTCAGGGAGATGAAGACCGACCGACTCTTCATCCGGACGCAGCGCCTGCAGCAGCTCATGGAGCGCGTCCTCGCCTGCCGGCCAACAG GAGCGGCAAAGAACAACCGGATCGTTCACGTCGCTCTCTACCCGTTGGTGAAGGAGAGTTTCCAGATCTACTACGACCTGGCCGAGATCATGAACATCTTCATCGATCGCTTCATGGAGCTCCAAGTCCCCGAATGCGTCCGCGTCCACGGCATCTTCTCCCGCCTCTCGAGGCAGTTCGAGGACCTCGAAGTCTTCTACGGCTGGTGCAGGACCGTCGGCATCTGCCGCTCCTCCGACTACCCCGAGGTCGAGCGCATCACCGCCAAGAAGCTCGACGTCATGGACGACTTCATCCGCGACAAGTCCAGACTCGCCGACATTAAGAAACACCGCGACTTCGACCCCGAACCCGACGACGCCAAACCccccgaagaagaagaagagcccgaCGACGACATCTCCAACATCAAAGCTCTCCCACCTCCCGAAGACTACTACTCCGAGCCACCGGCCGAACACAAAGAAGAAGAACTCCaacaactggaagaagaagtcgacctgctcAACCTGAAAGATGATCACGCGGTGACCGGAGAACAATACGGCGACAGCCTCGCCTTGGCGTTGTTCGACGGGAACACAGCATCCGACACGGCGCCCAAGTGGGAGGCGTTCACGGACTGCGACTCGTCGGACTGGGAGACGGCGCTGGTGCAGTCGGCGAGCAACCTTTCCGGCCAGAAGGCGGCGCTGGGCGGGGGATTCGACATGCTGTTGCTGGACGGTATGTACGCCCAGGCGCATACCTCGGCGACGGCCGCTGCTCAGGCGCAAGGATACGGTGGGAGCGGGAGCGCGAGCAGTGTGGCGATCCGGGCACCGGCGCTGCAGCCAATGCTGGCGCTGCCGGCACCGCCGACGAGCGGGGGGACGAACATATTGGGAGGAGACCCGTTCACCGCATCACTGATGGTGCCGCCGCCGTCGTACGTCCAGATGTCGGACATGGAGAAGAAGCAGCAGCTGCTGTCGGAGGAGCAGCAACTGTGGAAGCAGTATGCGAGGGATGGGATGCAGGGCCAGTTAGGGCTGGCCACGCTGCAGCAGTACCCATCATGGGGTTATCAAATGGGCGGCTACAACCACAACCAGAGGTTTTGA
- the LOC140854881 gene encoding uncharacterized protein: protein MRRRGRYAGVQFQFSQTEAGTSSSAQQPEASSAAQHSEPCPSSSAQHDPPVHQPDDEIHVQDGSGRVRPRRGPTVVRDVWQMREGERIVVECNQLGQPIKKAACLLTSFLGTVARRPQLCPLGYAKWNDMLPTYKVELLRVIESKFVLPPSTHDFVMKSLNRKWKEYKAQLKKDYMRQGMTEEEVARNCPPDVPPHQWMELVHYWFSERAQVYYLFIIFFS from the exons atgcgtcgcaggggacgatatgctggtgtgcagttccagttttcacagacagaggccggtacgtcttcttcagcacagcagcctgaggccagttcagctgcacagcattctgagccctgtccttcatcatcagcacagcacgatcctcctgttcatcagccagatgatgagatacacgtgcagg acggatccgggagagtacgccccagacgcggacccacagtagtacgagatgtgtggcagatgcgagagggcgagaggattgttgtggagtgcaatcagctaggtcagccaattaagaaagctgcctgcttattgacttcatttttggggactgttgctcggaggcctcagctatgtccgttgggctatgcaaaatggaatgacatgcttccaacgtacaaagttgagctcctccgagttatagag agcaagtttgttctccctccatccactcatgattttgtaatgaagtctctcaaccgcaaatggaaagaatataaagcacaattgaagaaggactatatgagacagggtatgacagaggaggaggttgctaggaattgtcctcctgatgtaccccctcatcagtggatggagttggttcattactgGTTCtctgagagggcacaggtatattatctgtttattatctttttttcttaa
- the LOC140854701 gene encoding uncharacterized protein yields the protein MGPERYGRVRGYGVGVTPTQLSEVSRYTQHAATDAQDSRVRRLEAEIQEIRQSRATEMEEMRQSRAEMQAMRGQIDRLTSLLEMYGSSQAPGISGTHRDSGTSRGDNDDHPPAD from the exons atgggaccagagcgctacggccgagtgaggggttatggagtaggagtcacccccactcagttatctgaggttagtagatatacgcagcatgctgcaacagatgctcaggattcacgcgttcgcagactcgaggcggagatacaggagattagacagagtcgtgccactgagatggaggagatgcgacagagccgtgccgagatgcaggccatgaggggacagattgatcgccttacatctttattagagatgtatggttcatctcag gctcctggcatatcaggcacccatcgagatagcggcacgtcacgtggagacaacgacgaccatccgcctgcagattga